From Argopecten irradians isolate NY chromosome 2, Ai_NY, whole genome shotgun sequence, the proteins below share one genomic window:
- the LOC138316763 gene encoding uncharacterized protein, whose translation MPNIGVSSLNAGHGANPWSVISKRCVGVKHWSVISKRCVVPILGVSSLNAVWVLDLGMSSLNAVWVTNLGLSSLNAVWVPNLGVSSLNAVWVPNIGVSSLNAGFGAKPWNVISKRFVGVKPWSVISKRCVGVKPWSVISKRCVGAKHWSVISKCWSWCQTLLGMSSLNAVWVTNLGVSSLNALLVSNLGVSSLNAVWVPNLGVSSLNALLVSNLGVSSLNAVWVLNLGVSSLNAVWVPNIGVSSLNAGLGAKPYLECHL comes from the coding sequence ATGCCAAACATCGGAGTGTCATCTCTTAATGCTGGTCATGGTGCCAATCCTTGGAGTGTCATCTCTAAACGCTGTGTGGGTGTTAAACATTGGAGTGTCATCTCTAAACGCTGTGTGGTGCCAATCCTTGGAGTGTCATCTCTAAACGCTGTGTGGGTGTTAGACCTTGGAATGTCATCTCTAAACGCTGTGTGGGTGACAAACCTTGGATTGTCATCTCTAAACGCTGTGTGGGTGCCAAACCTTGGAGTGTCATCTCTAAACGCTGTGTGGGTACCAAACATCGGAGTGTCATCTCTAAATGCTGGTTTTGGTGCCAAACCTTGGAATGTCATCTCTAAACGCTTTGTTGGTGTCAAACCTTGGAGTGTCATCTCTAAACGCTGTGTGGGTGTTAAACCTTGGAGTGTCATCTCTAAACGCTGTGTGGGTGCCAAACATTGGAGTGTCATCTCTAAATGCTGGTCTTGGTGCCAAACCTTACTTGGAATGTCATCTCTAAACGCTGTGTGGGTGACAAACCTTGGAGTGTCATCTCTAAACGCTTTGTTGGTGTCAAACCTTGGAGTGTCATCTCTAAACGCTGTGTGGGTGCCAAACCTTGGAGTGTCATCTCTAAACGCTTTGTTGGTGTCAAACCTTGGAGTGTCATCTCTAAACGCTGTGTGGGTGTTAAACCTTGGAGTGTCATCTCTAAACGCTGTGTGGGTGCCAAACATTGGAGTGTCATCTCTAAATGCTGGTCTTGGTGCCAAACCTTACTTGGAATGTCATCTCTAA